AAGATGACCTAAATGGTACTCAAGATGAAGAGATTGAGAAAGAGGTTGATGCACAACAAGAAAATGGTCATGTAACACAAGAAATGGAGGCATTGAGAAATCATATAGCAGCAAGTTTAATGAGTTCATCTGGTTAGAAATGTATATGATTGCTTGTTTATGACtagtttaatttttgttatgaCCATATTATTgacaatatatttatttttaattgaatactttatttattttataattaaaataatttttacgGTGTGATGGAAAcatatttaatacaaaaaaaattatatacgtTAAAGTGAAAGTGCTTTTCCTTTTACCAAACACTTGAACAAAAAAGTCATTTCAATATAATACCATTTTTAGTCATTATACACAGCTTATAGAacttttacaaaaaaatttaccaaacactcAAAAACTGATTATTGTACAAACAACACttataacaaaaagtttaccaaacgccaaactgctttctctcacagctgatttctctcacagcaaatctgacagcgattattttcataGCACAGCAATGTCAAACTAACCCTTAGACGGCAGGGGGGaaattggccaaaaaaaaaaagtttatatccttaattttctaaaaaaaaaaaagatagggAGTTAATTGAAAGTAAGGTACAAATTCAGGGGGCAAATCGCTAGTATACCAATTCTTGAAAACCGTCAACcaagtaaataaaaaacagggcctctttatatattttggcGAACGAAGAGAAGTTCATTGAACAGAAATTCATTCCAAAAAACAGTGAAATTGATAACAATTGCCAAACCACCCTACTTTGCACATCCACCGGAGCAGGGTTTTATGTCCCTTGAATTCCCAATTCATCAACCATTGCAGATCGTGTTCCTAATCGTTAAGGTCTCGGTAAAAAGGCTAACACGAGTTAAAACAATGAGAAAATGATGCTTATCGAGTCCTTTGATGCCACGTTGACATGATTCCATATGAATCTAATCAATCATTGACACTGAAGTGGTTCCTATAAACCAACCGTGGCCAATTAAGTAGGCTAGCTGCATCTCAAAGGACAATTACTCAAAGAGCAGGAGATAAAGAATTGAGAGTCATTCTTATCTTTTGAAAAATGGACAGAAATTAGTTTCTTCCACTCCTCACCCAAAATATAATACACTGTACCCTAACAGAACCAATACACGCGCACATTCTACAAAATCAACTTTCAAGCGTAACCAAAGTTGGGAACCATAAACAGAACAATTCGGGCGACGCTACAGCAGGCATTTGTTCTAATAAGAAAGCATATATAAATCTAATTAAAAACAGGTAGGCTGCCGAGTagaagaatgaaaaattgaatttacTTCCTGCAAAATTTTAGTAAGATGTGGGATACAATTTAAACCTTACTTTAAAGACAAAATTTCTAGGGTAGAGGACAGCATTAGTATTGTGCCAAAAGCAAGCTAATGCATATGAGTGATGCAGCATCAGGTGGCTAAAATAATTACATCCTCACCCGTTTCAACATATCAGATCAGACATCCTGGATATCTACCTTCCCTTGATACACACCTAACAATTCAGGTACTTCGCCAAGATATCTGTTCACAAAAATCTCCAAGAACTGCTTCTCTGCCGGTTTCAGCAGAGAACCCAGATTCAAGTTCTCATTTATGAAACCTTTCAACAGCAGAACTTTAACAACAGAGCACCTTGGGATAAGTCTCCTCTCCAAACTGAGACTGAGGACCACAGGATATTTGGCAATCATTCCTGACGACCATCCCATCTTGTTCACTAAAAGATCCATTGCTTGCATAAGTTTCTTCTCCGAGACAATCATACACCGCGGGTTCTTCCTGAAAGCGGAGAGAAAATCATCCTCAGACCAACCCCATGTCTTAAGAACTTCGCGACTTCTACTCCATACCAACTTATTCTTGCCGCACAATGCACACATGGCATTCACTGAAGTTGATTTTTCCAGATTAAATCCCATTTCCTTAACCTCACTCACAAGTTGACCAAAGTTTTCAGGATTTACCATCAAAACGCGAGTACCATGAGTTagcaaaaaagaaatgcaTGGTTGAGGCAtgcccaattctctcaaaagCCCAATATTTGGCACCACATGCTTGCAGTGACCTTCCAAGAAAATCCATGAGTTGCGTTTTAAAACAGCAACAACATTTTTCTCAGAGAGCATACTCCTGAGGAAGTTATAAGTGGGCAAAATCCGATTTCTCAAGCTGACTGACAAAAGGTGTGGATTAAAAGCCAGAGTTTTTGCAAAGTCcacttttgaaatttcaagaGAGCTGAAAAACTCAAGCTTTGGCAAAAGGGTTTTCTCAGGATCAGCTGAAAGAAGTTTTGGATGTGACCTAATAAGCTTTGATATCTGGGTTTGAGATGCTCC
Above is a window of Prunus persica cultivar Lovell chromosome G2, Prunus_persica_NCBIv2, whole genome shotgun sequence DNA encoding:
- the LOC18785241 gene encoding transcription termination factor MTERF15, mitochondrial, giving the protein MIQLCNLKTFRLGHSIFSCTFASKTNRVLVGDPKPSHFSLQSQLLCRHITSEISENQHNFTVIYLINTCGLSPEGAILASKWVELQSPERADSVLELLRNHGASQTQISKLIRSHPKLLSADPEKTLLPKLEFFSSLEISKVDFAKTLAFNPHLLSVSLRNRILPTYNFLRSMLSEKNVVAVLKRNSWIFLEGHCKHVVPNIGLLRELGMPQPCISFLLTHGTRVLMVNPENFGQLVSEVKEMGFNLEKSTSVNAMCALCGKNKLVWSRSREVLKTWGWSEDDFLSAFRKNPRCMIVSEKKLMQAMDLLVNKMGWSSGMIAKYPVVLSLSLERRLIPRCSVVKVLLLKGFINENLNLGSLLKPAEKQFLEIFVNRYLGEVPELLGVYQGKVDIQDV